One genomic window of Meles meles chromosome 15, mMelMel3.1 paternal haplotype, whole genome shotgun sequence includes the following:
- the TMEM178A gene encoding transmembrane protein 178A isoform X2, which produces MAVAVLLCGCIVATVSFFWEESLTQHVAGLLFLMTGIFCTISLCTYAASISYDLNRLPKLIYSLPDDVEHGYSWSIFCAWCSLGFIVAAGGLCIAYPFISRTKIAHLKSGRDSTV; this is translated from the exons ATGGCGGTGGCTGTCCTGCTCTGCGGCTGCATCGTGGCCACGGTCAGTTTCTTCTGGGAGGAAAGCTTGACCCAACATGTGGCCGGACTCCTTTTCCTCATGACAG GGATATTTTGCACCATTTCCCTCTGCACGTATGCTGCCAGCATCTCCTATGATTTGAACCGGCTCCCAAAGCTAATTTATAGCCTGCCTGATGATGTGGAACATGGCTACAGCTGGTCTATCTTTTGTGCCTGGTGTAGTTTAGGCTTTATTGTGGCAGCTGGAGGTCTCTGCATCGCTTATCCGTTTATTAGCCGGACCAAGATTGCACATCTAAAGTCTGGCAGGGACTCCACGGTATGA